GCTGCCCGGGAACACCGCAGCGCCGTAGCGCACACGGTGGCCAACGGTGCGCAGCACATCGGCGATGGCCACCCGCGCGCTTTGGTACTTGTCGAGCCCGCCCGCCTGCGGGTCGGACATGCTTCCCGAGCGATCCAAGACGAAGTAGAGATTGGGGCGATCGATCACGACGGGGATCAGCTGGTTGCCGCACAGCTCCGCGTCCGCCGAGGGTGGCCCGTCATTGATTCCCGCGTCGATCAGTGGTGCCCCGCCGGTGCCCGCGCTCGCGTCTTGCAGAGGCTGGAACAACGGCGGGTGCGATTCGCCGCCACAGGCTGCGAAGGTCAACGCGGATGCGACCAGCGCCGTCGCCGCGTTCGTCCATGCGCGACGTAGAATCGAGCCTCGATCAACCCTTCGCATCCGCCGTGACAGGATAGCAGGCAACGCCGCGAGCCGCCCCAAGGCGACAATTTGGCGGCAAGCTCGCGGGGAGCGGACGAAACGACAAAAGGTCGCGGTAGCGACGTAAAACTGCCACGGATTCGTTATCGTCCCCGTGGTGCCCCAGCCGCGCTGGCCTCGAGTTCTCTTGGCGCTGATGGCGCTGCTCTCGTGCCTTGCCCTGCTGGCTCGGATCGTGGACGTGCCCTCGCGCTCGCTGCCGCGTGGTCCCGTCGCGCCGCCCGTTCCAGCTGAGGCGCCGCGCGAGGGACAGCTACAGGTCGTCGTGAAAAACGATGAGGGTCGGCTGCTGCGTGGCGCCTCCGTGCGCGTGCTGTGGGAAAAGCAGGAGCGCTTCTACGAAGCGGCCCGACAGTTGACCGGAGAGGACGGGCACGCGAGCTTTGCCAATCTGCCGCGTGGGGAATCTTGGGTCATCGTGGACGCGCCGGACCACGCGCGCGCGTCCACTCGCGTGATCGTCGAGTCGGAGTCGCGCGTGGCGGAACTCACCCTCGAAGCTGCGCATGGCGTGAGCGTGCGGGTGACCGACGAGAACGATCAGGCCCTGAGCGGTGCGACGGTGTTGGTCACAACCGGGGACCCGCTGCCCTTCGGCGCGCTGACGGATGCGGAGGGCAAGGCGCGGTTCGATCGCCTCGGCGCGTCGCCCTGGACGGTGAAGGCGTCGCACCGAGGCTACGAAAGCGTGACGCGCACCGGAGTGGACTCGGACACGACCCTCGCCCTGCGACGGCTGTCCACCCTGACCGTGAAGGTGGAGCGTCCAGATGGTGCTCCGGCGGCGCGTGCAGAGGTGTGGCTTTCGGGCTCCGGTCTGTGGCCGCCGCGGCGTGCGGAGACCGCGGAAAGCGGTGAGGTTCGCATCGCGGGACTGCTCGCGGGCAACTACGACGTGCGCGCCACCTTGAACGAGATGGTGTCGGAAACCGTCGGCGGGTTGGAGTTGCCCCGAGGTGCCGACAAGAGCGTGACGCTGCGGCTCGTCAACGGACGAATGGTGAGCGTGCGCGTCACCGACGGCGAGGAAGAATCTGCCGCCGGCGTTCCAAACGCGGACGTGGTGTTGGTGGAAAATGGACTGTCGTCGTTCCCCTTGCGGGCACGCACGGGTTCCGACGGCACGGTCGTGATGGGGCCCATCACCACGGGGCCCGCCTCCCTCAGCGCCAGCGCCGTTGGCTACGTGGGTCGCGGGCTCGCGGTGGTTCCCGAATCCGGCGCGGCGGTCATTCCGCTGTTGAAAGGCGGCGTCGTCGAAGGCCTGGTCGTCGACTCTGACGAGCGCCCCGTGGACGGAGCGACGATCGAAATCGTCGGCACGGATCTCGGCGGCTTTCCCATCGCGGAGACCCCGCTCTCCACTGCGCTGCGCCGTGCGCACTTCGCTTGGTCGCTGAGCGCCGCGCCTTCTTTGCTTCCCGCGGGAGAGCTGGGCGTCATGCCCGGTCCCATTCCGCCCATTCCACCGCCCTCTGCTCTGGATGCGTTTGCCTACGTCGATCCTTCTTTCAACGCTGGGCCCGGCGCTTTTGCGCCGGAGCAAGTCAGCGCCTGGGTCACGGGACTCGATGGTCGCTTCGAGGCGTCGCCAGTGACACCTGGCCGCGTGCGTGCGCTCGTGCGGCATCCTGCCTACGTGGAGGGCGTGAGCGAGGTCGTCAGTCTTGGCCCAGACGGACGGGCGAAGGTGAAAGTCACGCTTCTTTCCGGCGGGAGCCTAGAAGGAAAAGTCGTCGACAAACATGGCCGAGGCGTTTCCGGCGCGCGGGTGGATCTGGTGGCGGTCAGTGGCACTCTCGAGCGAACGACCCTGACCGCCTCCGACGGCAGCTTCGCCTTTGCCGCGGTCCCTGCAGAAGTGGTGCTCACTGCCTATCGCCCCGAGGATCTGTCGCGCGCGGTTGCCCGCAAGAACGTGGAGGTAGGCGAAGGAAAGAAGGAAACGGTGACGCTCGAGCTACCCGAAGGGCGTGAGAGCATCACCATTCAGGTGCGAGACGACGAGGGCAATGCCATCGAGACGGCGCAAGTCACGGTCGTCTCTCTGGATCCTGAGATCCCCCTGCGCCAAACCGTGTTCACCTATGAGAACGGTGAGACCGAGCTGACCGATGCACGTGGGCTGCGAGTCGCCATCAGCGTCGAGGCTCCAGGTTTCAGCCGCGTGACGCAGACCTTCGACGCGGTGCCCGAGCGGGTCACCATGACCCTGGGACGCGGCGTGAAGGTCCAAGGGCGAGTCACGGCGGTGCGAGGGCGCACCTACTTGGCGCATGCCAGCGTGACGTTCTTCGCCGAGGGGCGCCGCTGGAGCGTCATGAGCGACGACCAGGGTGAGTTCCAAGTGGACGACGTGCCTCCGGGTGCGGTGAAGGTCACGGTTTCCCACGCGGACTACGCCACGAGTGAGCAGACCTTCGACGTCAAGTCGACGGGGCGAAAGGATCGACCCTTCGAACTGCCGGCCATCGACTTGAGTGAACCCGCCGCGGTGGAAGGCAAGGTAGTGGACTCCGCGGGCAATCCCGTGTCCGGTGCACGCGTGGGCGTTGGCTCGGTGCCCGCGTTCTTGCCCGCGGGCGGGCTGCCGCCGGGGATGAGCCTGAC
This genomic stretch from Polyangiaceae bacterium harbors:
- a CDS encoding carboxypeptidase regulatory-like domain-containing protein; this encodes MPQPRWPRVLLALMALLSCLALLARIVDVPSRSLPRGPVAPPVPAEAPREGQLQVVVKNDEGRLLRGASVRVLWEKQERFYEAARQLTGEDGHASFANLPRGESWVIVDAPDHARASTRVIVESESRVAELTLEAAHGVSVRVTDENDQALSGATVLVTTGDPLPFGALTDAEGKARFDRLGASPWTVKASHRGYESVTRTGVDSDTTLALRRLSTLTVKVERPDGAPAARAEVWLSGSGLWPPRRAETAESGEVRIAGLLAGNYDVRATLNEMVSETVGGLELPRGADKSVTLRLVNGRMVSVRVTDGEEESAAGVPNADVVLVENGLSSFPLRARTGSDGTVVMGPITTGPASLSASAVGYVGRGLAVVPESGAAVIPLLKGGVVEGLVVDSDERPVDGATIEIVGTDLGGFPIAETPLSTALRRAHFAWSLSAAPSLLPAGELGVMPGPIPPIPPPSALDAFAYVDPSFNAGPGAFAPEQVSAWVTGLDGRFEASPVTPGRVRALVRHPAYVEGVSEVVSLGPDGRAKVKVTLLSGGSLEGKVVDKHGRGVSGARVDLVAVSGTLERTTLTASDGSFAFAAVPAEVVLTAYRPEDLSRAVARKNVEVGEGKKETVTLELPEGRESITIQVRDDEGNAIETAQVTVVSLDPEIPLRQTVFTYENGETELTDARGLRVAISVEAPGFSRVTQTFDAVPERVTMTLGRGVKVQGRVTAVRGRTYLAHASVTFFAEGRRWSVMSDDQGEFQVDDVPPGAVKVTVSHADYATSEQTFDVKSTGRKDRPFELPAIDLSEPAAVEGKVVDSAGNPVSGARVGVGSVPAFLPAGGLPPGMSLTDARGQFTLKGVPPGAQHIEAYAPDVGRGSVETKTSSGATASGLVIRLAKTHEDDDPMVTGSLAVTLGERDVDDGVEVVVVNVAAGSEAERAGVGAGDVVRAVDGRDVESMYDARIRMSGRPGSDVLIELERGGAVRRVRVSRETVRR